A single region of the Lycium barbarum isolate Lr01 chromosome 2, ASM1917538v2, whole genome shotgun sequence genome encodes:
- the LOC132628300 gene encoding uncharacterized protein LOC132628300 — MVDITADNATGSGAKTVASSSHTTTVPAMAAAEKSKVFFSIDFKRWQQKMFFYLTTLSLQKFITDDVPVPPEETPDNERFIVVKAWNHSDFLCKNYILNGLDDGLYNVYSACKSSKELWNALDKKYKTQSAGLKKFVAAKFLDFKMIDNKSVMSEVQELQVITHDLLAEGMVVNGAFQVAAFIEKLPPLWKDFKNYLKHKRKKMTLEDLIPLHSLSL, encoded by the coding sequence ATGGTTGATATCACTGCCGATAACGCTACTGGTTCTGGTGCAAAGACTGTCGCTTCTTCCAGTCACACCACAACTGTCCCTGCAATGGCTGCGGCAGAGAAGTCCAAAGTGTTTTTCAGTATCGACTTTAAGCGTTGGCAACAGAAGATGTTCTTCTATTTAACAACACTAAGTTTGCAAAAGTTCATTACAGACGATGTACCTGTCCCACCAGAGGAGACTCCGGACAACGAACGATTTATCGTGGTTAAGGCATGGAACCACTCTGATTTTCTGTGCAAGAACTACATTCTCAATGGGCTGGATGATGGTTTATATAATGTCTATAGCGCTTGTAAGTCGTCTAAAGAATTATGGAACGCCTTGGACAAGAAATATAAAACCCAGAGCGCTGGGTTGAAGAAGTTTGTTGCTGCGAAGTTCTTGGACTTTAAAATGATAGATAATAAATCTGTCATGTCGGAGGTCCAGGAACTACAAGTGATTACACATGATCTGCTTGCGGAAGGAATGGTAGTCAATGGAGCTTTCCAGGTTGCGGCCTTTATTGAAAAATTGCCTcctttgtggaaggattttaaaAACTACTTAAAGCACAAACGTAAGAAAATGACATTAGAAGATCTAATTCCCCTTCACTCCctttctctctag